A window of the Arachis duranensis cultivar V14167 chromosome 5, aradu.V14167.gnm2.J7QH, whole genome shotgun sequence genome harbors these coding sequences:
- the LOC107490275 gene encoding uncharacterized protein LOC107490275 isoform X2 → MYRPFMSCDDPKGVVECGSIRKYRTNSQKMRKDMTKASGRRPAEDTEESLTNRTDKEDKVSKGSIERTFDSSSLQLMEVSRGAQRLNNMIDSWSRGLSYGGRSEDIAKDLLKGALDLQESLVMLRKVQEASRDVARARRKQSEKPENERIIDDRAHSNRFSEQSNSIGFQRPWPSADGYSSSSREELKKVIKESLVRQNLFPGTSTEALDSASEMHSTSSSQSSMFQNDRLSDSSFSPMNARKEKGPSLVARLMGLEQEEEVTSRLFPTLMQKQLESEKIVNQKRPMFEVDMPKVRKTNPIVHPERHKSKTLREILETNHFNGVLNSPATERKHQMAHYMQLDDLPPIVLIKPRCTPCHEFARVHEPVPSEDLSLRKLKAKPVSSGTFMGKEIEEHVSKRLSKGGRTELLREIMEPEAKEIKPNENEKAPRGKVKLNGNVNHKSQESETVDRKVKAKTASKMPPEKAILKHKIVTKSQDQGGEISSTKLRKPQSGSRIDLNDIPGKKSTSLNSISKTKNQKINSSKEQIKNQMKKQRSTAEPEAAKPVDEQLAQKEEEKTIDVQYKDDCTEIRIIDIIADDLAIEDEVYSSTNKITEDCNQSQSSSADNIMMLKTEHENGSEADSNKHDNKEEAELKYFLLNNQSFINHAEELLNLDLDCPKMLPKIEADGIANPRLYLDCANELAERKSLQESLVHPLLLLTSLGNSRFHISLGSLVEEIGIAIRNLSSYSEIQSGKKLASDNIYAMMERDINCNYGMMNGIWKWGWRHGFSADEAEQVVSEVESLVLSGLIEEVLVNL, encoded by the exons ATGTATAGGCCTTTCATGTCATGTGATGATCCAAAAGGAGTTGTGGAGTGTGGGTCAATTAGGAAATACAGGACCAATTCACAGAAGATGAGGAAGGACATGACAAAAGCCAGTGGCCGGAGGCCGGCCGAGGACACGGAGGAATCATTGACAAACAGAACAGACAAAGAAGATAAGGTCTCAAAAGGGTCCATAGAGAGAACTTTTGATTCTTCATCCTTGCAGCTCATGGAGGTATCGAGAGGAGCTCAAAGGCTAAACAACATGATTGATTCATGGTCTAGAGGCCTAAGTTATGGTGGAAGGTCTGAAGATATTGCAAAAGATTTGTTGAAAGGTGCTCTTGATCTCCAAGAGTCTCTGGTAATGCTTAGGAAGGTGCAAGAAGCTTCCCGAGATGTGGCTCGTGCAAGGCGAAAACAGAGCGAGAAACCTGAGAATGAGAGAATTATTGATGATAGAGCACATTCCAATAGATTCAGTGAACAAAGCAATTCAATAGGATTTCAAAGACCTTGGCCTAGTGCTGATGGTTATTCAAGTAGCAGCAGAGAGGAACTTAAGAAAGTGATTAAGGAGAGTTTGGTTAGGCAAAATCTGTTTCCAGGAACAAGCACTGAAGCACTGGATTCGGCATCGGAAATGCATTCAACAAGCTCGAGCCAATCTTCCATGTTTCAGAATGATAGGCTTTCTGATTCTTCATTCTCCCCAATGAATGCAAGGAAGGAAAAAGGGCCGAGCCTCGTTGCGAGGCTGATGGGtttagaacaagaagaagaagtaacCTCAAGATTGTTTCCAACTCTGATGCAAAAACAGTTGGAGAGTGAAAAGATTGTGAATCAAAAAAGGCCTATGTTTGAGGTGGATATGCCTAAGGTAAGAAAGACTAATCCAATTGTTCATCCAGAAAGACATAAGAGTAAGACTCTGAGGGAAATCCTTGAGACTAATCACTTCAATGGAGTTCTAAATAGTCCTGCAACAGAGAGAAAGCATCAAATGGCTCATTACATGCAACTTGATGATTTACCCCCAATTGTGCTAATCAAACCTCGATGTACTCCTTGTCACGAATTTGCCAGAGTCCATGAGCCGGTTCCTTCAGAAGATTTATCCCTCAGAAAACTAAAAGCAAAACCAGTCTCTTCTGGAACATTCATGGGAAAGGAAATAGAAGAACATGTGTCCAAAAGGTTATCCAAGGGAGGAAGAACCGAGCTACTCAGAGAGATCATGGAGCCGGAAGCAAAAGAGATCAAGCCTAATGAAAATGAGAAGGCTCCAAGAGGAAAGGTGAAACTGAATGGCAATGTTAATCACAAATCACAGGAAAGTGAAACAGTTGATAGAAAAGTTAAGGCCAAGACTGCTAGCAAAATGCCACCGGAAAAGGCAATTCTGAAACATAAAATTGTGACAAAATCTCAGGATCAAGGAGGAGAAATCAGCTCCACAAAGTTGAGGAAGCCACAAAGTGGATCCAGAATTGACCTGAATGACATTCCTGGCAAGAAGAGTACTTCTTTAAACTCCATCTCCAAAACAAAGAATCAGAAAATTAATAGTTCCAAAGAACAGATTAAGAATCAGATGAAGAAGCAAAGGTCTACTGCTGAGCCTGAAGCAGCTAAACCAGTA GATGAACAACTAGcacagaaagaagaagaaaagaccATTGATGTGCAGTATAAAGATGACTGCACCGAGATTAGAATCATTGATATCATAGCAGATGATCTTGCAATAGAAGATGAAGTATATTCCTCTACAAATAAGATTACAG AAGATTGTAATCAGAGCCAGAGTTCTTCAGCAGACAACATTATGATGCTAAAGACTGAACATGAAAATGGCAGTGAAGCCGATAGCAACAAGCATGACAACAAAGAGGAAGCTGAGctgaaatattttcttttaaacaaTCAATCATTCATTAACCATGCCGAGGAACTCCTCAATCTTGATTTGGATTGTCCTAAGATGCTACCAAAAATTGAAGCAGATGGAATAGCCAATCCCAGACTCTACTTAGACTGCGCGAATGAACTTGCAGAGCGCAAAAGCCTTCAAGAATCACTAGTCCACCCTTTGCTGTTGCTGACCTCTTTAGGGAACTCAAGATTTCACATCTCTTTAGGAAGTTTGGTTGAGGAAATCGGCATAGCCATTCGGAATCTGTCATCATACAGTGAAATTCAATCTGGGAAGAAACTTGCTTCGGATAATATCTATGCAATGATGGAAAGAGATATAAATTGCAATTAtggaatgatgaatggaatatGGAAATGGGGTTGGAGGCATGGATTTTCTGCAGATGAAGCTGAACAAGTTGTGAGTGAAGTAGAGAGCTTAGTGTTAAGTGGATTAATTGAGGAGGTACTTGTAAATTTATGA
- the LOC107490275 gene encoding uncharacterized protein LOC107490275 isoform X1, whose amino-acid sequence MYRPFMSCDDPKGVVECGSIRKYRTNSQKMRKDMTKASGRRPAEDTEESLTNRTDKEDKVSKGSIERTFDSSSLQLMEVSRGAQRLNNMIDSWSRGLSYGGRSEDIAKDLLKGALDLQESLVMLRKVQEASRDVARARRKQSEKPENERIIDDRAHSNRFSEQSNSIGFQRPWPSADGYSSSSREELKKVIKESLVRQNLFPGTSTEALDSASEMHSTSSSQSSMFQNDRLSDSSFSPMNARKEKGPSLVARLMGLEQEEEVTSRLFPTLMQKQLESEKIVNQKRPMFEVDMPKVRKTNPIVHPERHKSKTLREILETNHFNGVLNSPATERKHQMAHYMQLDDLPPIVLIKPRCTPCHEFARVHEPVPSEDLSLRKLKAKPVSSGTFMGKEIEEHVSKRLSKGGRTELLREIMEPEAKEIKPNENEKAPRGKVKLNGNVNHKSQESETVDRKVKAKTASKMPPEKAILKHKIVTKSQDQGGEISSTKLRKPQSGSRIDLNDIPGKKSTSLNSISKTKNQKINSSKEQIKNQMKKQRSTAEPEAAKPVDEQLAQKEEEKTIDVQYKDDCTEIRIIDIIADDLAIEDEVYSSTNKITAEDCNQSQSSSADNIMMLKTEHENGSEADSNKHDNKEEAELKYFLLNNQSFINHAEELLNLDLDCPKMLPKIEADGIANPRLYLDCANELAERKSLQESLVHPLLLLTSLGNSRFHISLGSLVEEIGIAIRNLSSYSEIQSGKKLASDNIYAMMERDINCNYGMMNGIWKWGWRHGFSADEAEQVVSEVESLVLSGLIEEVLVNL is encoded by the exons ATGTATAGGCCTTTCATGTCATGTGATGATCCAAAAGGAGTTGTGGAGTGTGGGTCAATTAGGAAATACAGGACCAATTCACAGAAGATGAGGAAGGACATGACAAAAGCCAGTGGCCGGAGGCCGGCCGAGGACACGGAGGAATCATTGACAAACAGAACAGACAAAGAAGATAAGGTCTCAAAAGGGTCCATAGAGAGAACTTTTGATTCTTCATCCTTGCAGCTCATGGAGGTATCGAGAGGAGCTCAAAGGCTAAACAACATGATTGATTCATGGTCTAGAGGCCTAAGTTATGGTGGAAGGTCTGAAGATATTGCAAAAGATTTGTTGAAAGGTGCTCTTGATCTCCAAGAGTCTCTGGTAATGCTTAGGAAGGTGCAAGAAGCTTCCCGAGATGTGGCTCGTGCAAGGCGAAAACAGAGCGAGAAACCTGAGAATGAGAGAATTATTGATGATAGAGCACATTCCAATAGATTCAGTGAACAAAGCAATTCAATAGGATTTCAAAGACCTTGGCCTAGTGCTGATGGTTATTCAAGTAGCAGCAGAGAGGAACTTAAGAAAGTGATTAAGGAGAGTTTGGTTAGGCAAAATCTGTTTCCAGGAACAAGCACTGAAGCACTGGATTCGGCATCGGAAATGCATTCAACAAGCTCGAGCCAATCTTCCATGTTTCAGAATGATAGGCTTTCTGATTCTTCATTCTCCCCAATGAATGCAAGGAAGGAAAAAGGGCCGAGCCTCGTTGCGAGGCTGATGGGtttagaacaagaagaagaagtaacCTCAAGATTGTTTCCAACTCTGATGCAAAAACAGTTGGAGAGTGAAAAGATTGTGAATCAAAAAAGGCCTATGTTTGAGGTGGATATGCCTAAGGTAAGAAAGACTAATCCAATTGTTCATCCAGAAAGACATAAGAGTAAGACTCTGAGGGAAATCCTTGAGACTAATCACTTCAATGGAGTTCTAAATAGTCCTGCAACAGAGAGAAAGCATCAAATGGCTCATTACATGCAACTTGATGATTTACCCCCAATTGTGCTAATCAAACCTCGATGTACTCCTTGTCACGAATTTGCCAGAGTCCATGAGCCGGTTCCTTCAGAAGATTTATCCCTCAGAAAACTAAAAGCAAAACCAGTCTCTTCTGGAACATTCATGGGAAAGGAAATAGAAGAACATGTGTCCAAAAGGTTATCCAAGGGAGGAAGAACCGAGCTACTCAGAGAGATCATGGAGCCGGAAGCAAAAGAGATCAAGCCTAATGAAAATGAGAAGGCTCCAAGAGGAAAGGTGAAACTGAATGGCAATGTTAATCACAAATCACAGGAAAGTGAAACAGTTGATAGAAAAGTTAAGGCCAAGACTGCTAGCAAAATGCCACCGGAAAAGGCAATTCTGAAACATAAAATTGTGACAAAATCTCAGGATCAAGGAGGAGAAATCAGCTCCACAAAGTTGAGGAAGCCACAAAGTGGATCCAGAATTGACCTGAATGACATTCCTGGCAAGAAGAGTACTTCTTTAAACTCCATCTCCAAAACAAAGAATCAGAAAATTAATAGTTCCAAAGAACAGATTAAGAATCAGATGAAGAAGCAAAGGTCTACTGCTGAGCCTGAAGCAGCTAAACCAGTA GATGAACAACTAGcacagaaagaagaagaaaagaccATTGATGTGCAGTATAAAGATGACTGCACCGAGATTAGAATCATTGATATCATAGCAGATGATCTTGCAATAGAAGATGAAGTATATTCCTCTACAAATAAGATTACAG CAGAAGATTGTAATCAGAGCCAGAGTTCTTCAGCAGACAACATTATGATGCTAAAGACTGAACATGAAAATGGCAGTGAAGCCGATAGCAACAAGCATGACAACAAAGAGGAAGCTGAGctgaaatattttcttttaaacaaTCAATCATTCATTAACCATGCCGAGGAACTCCTCAATCTTGATTTGGATTGTCCTAAGATGCTACCAAAAATTGAAGCAGATGGAATAGCCAATCCCAGACTCTACTTAGACTGCGCGAATGAACTTGCAGAGCGCAAAAGCCTTCAAGAATCACTAGTCCACCCTTTGCTGTTGCTGACCTCTTTAGGGAACTCAAGATTTCACATCTCTTTAGGAAGTTTGGTTGAGGAAATCGGCATAGCCATTCGGAATCTGTCATCATACAGTGAAATTCAATCTGGGAAGAAACTTGCTTCGGATAATATCTATGCAATGATGGAAAGAGATATAAATTGCAATTAtggaatgatgaatggaatatGGAAATGGGGTTGGAGGCATGGATTTTCTGCAGATGAAGCTGAACAAGTTGTGAGTGAAGTAGAGAGCTTAGTGTTAAGTGGATTAATTGAGGAGGTACTTGTAAATTTATGA
- the LOC107490279 gene encoding dynein light chain 1, cytoplasmic-like, with translation MLEGKAMVKETDMPGKMQIQAMSFASQALDLYDVHDCKSIAGHIKKEFDKMYGNGWQCVVGSNFGCFFSHSPGTFIYFALETLNFLIFKGAS, from the exons ATGTTGGAAGGAAAAGCTATGGTGAAAGAAACAGACATGCCAGGGAAGATGCAAATCCAAGCCATGTCCTTTGCTTCACAAGCCCTTGATCTCTATGATGTTCATGATTGCAAATCTATTGCAGGACACATCAAGAAG gAATTTGACAAGATGTATGGGAATGGGTGGCAATGTGTAGTAGGTTCCAATTTTGGATGCTTCTTCAGCCATTCACCAGGAACTTTCATATACTTTGCTCTTGAGACCCTTAATTTTCTCATCTTCAAGGGTGCCTcttga
- the LOC107490274 gene encoding protein LIKE COV 1 codes for MGDERSPPMAMVPRDRDRELLIPVSDSPDAEDAATSSKPSSSSSSQHHSGRETFYKVIRSWASHKFMTGCVILFPIAITFYITWWFIHFVDGFFSPIYAQLGIDIFGLGFITSITFIFLVGVFMSSWVGASVLGLGEWFIKRMPLVRHIYNASKQISAAISPDQNTQAFKEVAIIRHPRVGEYAFGFITSSVVLQNYSGDEELYCVYVPTNHLYIGDIFLVNTNDVIRPNLSVREGIEIVVSGGMSMPQLLSTIDSSISMIPGDISRPSRS; via the exons ATGGGCGACGAGAGATCACCTCCAATGGCGATGGTACCTAGAGACAGAGATCGAGAGCTTCTCATCCCCGTCAGCGATTCCCCCGACGCCGAAGACGCCGCAACATCCTCCAAgccttcctcttcctcctcctcccaaCACCATTCCGGTCGCGAG ACATTTTACAAAGTTATTAGGAGCTGGGCATCCCACAAGTTCATGACTGGATG TGTCATTCTCTTTCCAATAGCAATCACATTCTATATAACATGGTGGTTTATTCATTTCGTGGATGGATTTTTCTCTCCAATCTATGCTCAACTTGGAATTGATATTTTTG GTCTGGGATTCATAACTTCCATAACTTTCATCTTCCTGGTTGGCGTTTTCATGTCCTCATGGGTGGGTGCATCTGTCCTGGGCCTTGGGGAGTGGTTCATCAAGCGAATGCCACTTGTTCGTCATATTTATAATGCCTCCAAGCAGATCAGCGCTGCTATTTCACCAG ATCAAAATACACAAGCCTTCAAAGAAGTAGCCATCATTCGGCATCCACGTGTTGGGGAATATGCGTTTGGATTCATCACCTCTTCTGTTGTTCTtcag AACTACTCTGGAGATGAAGAGCTATACTGTGTCTATGTTCCAACAAACCATCTTTATATTGGTGATATATTTCTTGTCAATACCAATGATGTCATCAGGCCAAACTTATCAGTTCGTGAAGGAATAG AAATTGTCGTCTCTGGAGGCATGTCAATGCCACAACTCCTATCAACGATTGATTCAAGCATAAGCATGATCCCAGGGGATATAAGTAGACCCAGCAGAAGCTGA
- the LOC107490188 gene encoding uncharacterized protein LOC107490188, with protein sequence MEGTAKLVVYRDGEIIHNTHEGMRFVCQNPFSFVVPCTMTLMELHNGLCQSMENSMLMRVSRILYRNPVIVFGGLIQFDTMPITDEVSMQNIFQIHRQTQMRQPQIELYVEFETVEAEGTQNDLEVADDRAAVYEGMNSDSEEDFEATYEAGDEDEDGDVGVETAAKNVVVHPSISQPMTMPPFMREVDLDAMHAPEFPEYSNIGVANPEDGEFRIRMEYSSRKTVVAAIRSYTIARGVDYDVYESEPQTFYAKCKMYGRGCDWLIRASLIRKKGCWEIRRYNGRYTCSMGVISQDHLKLDSDTVAEAIRPLVETDPSIKEESYQALPWWLSVVVQKMSGSVVQIETWPLYNGNEEAQGIKILHRVFWSFNTCVRAFRHCKPLVQVDGTHIYEKYKGTLLVAVAQDGNQNIVPIAFALVEGETADAWHFFLRNMRMHVVRKNGVGMISNRHESIRVAVNRFGDD encoded by the exons ATGGAGGGTACCGCAAAGTTGGTGGTGTATCGCGACGGTGAGATAATACATAATACTCATGAGGGAATGAGGTTTGTGTGCCAGAATCCATTTTCGTTTGTGGTTCCATGCACCATGACGTTAATGGAGCTTCATAATGGTCTCTGTCAAAGCATGGAGAACAGTATGTTAATGAGAGTGAGCAGAATTCTGTACCGGAATCCGGTTATAGTTTTTGGTGGTCTAATACAGTTTGATACCATGCCAATCACAGACGAAGTGAGTATGCAGAATATATTTCAAATTCATCGACAGACTCAGATGCGACAGCCACAGATTGAGctgtatgttgagtttgaaactGTAGAGGCAGAAGGGACTCAAAATGATTTAGAGGTGGCGGATGATAGAGCTGCAGTGTACGAGGGAATGAACAGTGACAGTGAAGAGGACTTCGAAGCCACTTATGAAGCCGGAGACGAAGATGAGGATGGTGATGTGGGAGTTGAGACAGCAGCGAAGAATGTAGTGGTTCATCCCTCGATCAGTCAACCGATGACCATGCCACCTTTTATGCGTGAGGTGGATCTCGACGCCATGCATGCACCGGAGTTTCCGGAATATTCAAACATAG GCGTTGCTAATCCTGAGGATGGAGAGTTCCGGATTAGAATGGAATACAGTTCTAGAAAGACGGTCGTGGCAGCAATTAGAAGTTACACTATCGCTAGAGGAGTTGACTACGACGTGTATGAGTCTGAGCCACAGACGTTCTATGCAAAATGCAAGATGTATGGGCGTGGGTGCGACTGGCTTATCCGAGCCAGCTTGATAAGGAAAAAAGGTTGTTGGGAGATACGCAGATACAACGGTAGGTACACGTGCTCAATGGGAGTGATTTCACAGGATCATTTGAAGTTGGACTCGGATACAGTTGCTGAGGCTATAAGGCCGTTGGTCGAGACTGACCCATCCATCAAG GAGGAGAGTTACcaagccttgccatggtggctCTCGGTTGTGGTTCAGAAGATGTCTGGGTCAGTTGTCCAAATAGAAACATGGCCATTGTACAACGGGAATGAGGAGGCACAAGGGATAAAAATACTTCATCGCGTATTTTGGAGTTTCAATACATGCGTTCGGGCATTTAGGCACTGTAAGCCCCTAGTTCAGGTTGATGGCACACACATATATGAAAAGTACAAAGGTACACTTCTGGTCGCTGTTGCACAAGACGGGAACCAGAATATTGTGCCTATCGCTTTTGCCTTGGTGGAAGGGGAGACAGCCGACGCGTGGCACTTCTTTCTCAGGAATATGCGAATGCATGTTGTCAGAAAAAACGGTGTGGGAATGATCTCAAACCGGCATGAGTCAATTCGGGTAGCAGTAAATCGTTTCGGAGATGACTAG